In Nitrosophilus alvini, the following are encoded in one genomic region:
- a CDS encoding c-type cytochrome: protein MIKHIIAGVAGLLSIAAIAYMAYLDIECRKFEHIKEIIEKSKMEVPVSKQHVQPVAKEPVAQVEEKQEDETQKQLKALKEKAGNIAVIKVSPLYKKKCASCHGVTGEGIIGPKLLGKSKEELYSALIDFKSGKRKNYVMYGLLSQLDEEQLEQLAEEISSFEEKLRNR, encoded by the coding sequence ATGATAAAACATATAATTGCTGGGGTGGCAGGTCTGCTTAGTATCGCTGCTATAGCGTATATGGCCTATCTTGATATTGAGTGTAGAAAGTTTGAACATATTAAAGAGATTATAGAAAAGTCTAAGATGGAAGTGCCTGTTTCAAAACAGCATGTACAGCCGGTTGCGAAAGAGCCGGTTGCTCAGGTAGAAGAAAAGCAGGAAGATGAAACTCAAAAGCAGTTAAAGGCTCTAAAAGAAAAAGCAGGTAATATCGCTGTTATAAAAGTAAGCCCCCTTTATAAAAAGAAGTGTGCTTCTTGTCACGGTGTAACCGGTGAAGGGATAATCGGTCCCAAACTTCTGGGTAAAAGCAAAGAAGAGTTATATTCAGCGCTTATAGATTTTAAGAGCGGTAAAAGAAAGAATTATGTTATGTACGGTCTTTTGAGTCAGCTGGATGAAGAGCAGTTAGAACAGCTTGCTGAAGAGATTTCTTCTTTCGAAGAAAAGTTAAGAAACAGATGA
- a CDS encoding NapH/MauN family ferredoxin-type protein, whose product MDRYNWSVKELVNAPLLSTLYYKTKEGKIRPSYRAVRWFVVFLINLAFFLSYYLDIQFLEGTLSGSRLLGFHLIDPFVALEILAAEHHIHTNIIIGTLTIVFFYFFAGGKSFCAWVCPYGLISEIGERIHQILVNRHIIKERKFDPRVRYIFWAIFLVMAAVDGYLVFEVINPVGILSRFFVYGWSLAIIWVFVILLFEIFFSRRGWCKYVCPVGTTYNFIGWTSATKVQWDMDKCDHCMACFAVCPEDHVLEFAKAKYDEDRKKKGITKEFVKNGDCTLCARCFDVCHTDAYNFEFRLKNLI is encoded by the coding sequence ATGGATAGATACAACTGGAGTGTAAAAGAACTGGTAAACGCTCCGCTTTTATCGACACTTTATTATAAAACGAAAGAGGGAAAAATCAGACCTTCATACAGAGCAGTTAGATGGTTTGTGGTATTTTTGATAAATCTTGCTTTTTTTCTTTCTTATTATCTTGATATACAGTTTCTTGAAGGAACGCTTAGCGGTTCAAGACTGCTGGGATTTCATCTGATCGATCCATTTGTAGCCCTTGAGATTTTAGCAGCGGAACATCATATACATACAAACATAATTATAGGAACATTGACAATTGTATTCTTCTATTTTTTTGCGGGAGGAAAATCTTTTTGTGCCTGGGTCTGTCCATATGGGCTAATAAGCGAAATAGGAGAGAGAATCCATCAGATACTGGTAAACAGACATATAATAAAAGAGAGAAAATTTGATCCAAGGGTAAGATATATTTTCTGGGCTATTTTTCTTGTTATGGCGGCAGTAGACGGATATCTGGTATTTGAAGTTATAAATCCCGTAGGGATTCTCAGCAGATTTTTTGTATACGGCTGGAGCTTGGCAATAATCTGGGTATTTGTTATACTTTTGTTTGAGATTTTTTTCTCACGAAGAGGCTGGTGCAAGTATGTTTGTCCGGTAGGAACAACATATAATTTTATCGGCTGGACAAGTGCTACAAAAGTTCAGTGGGATATGGACAAATGTGACCACTGTATGGCTTGTTTTGCGGTCTGTCCAGAAGACCATGTTCTTGAGTTTGCAAAAGCCAAATATGATGAAGATAGAAAAAAGAAGGGTATTACAAAAGAGTTTGTAAAAAACGGTGACTGTACTCTTTGTGCTAGATGTTTTGATGTTTGCCATACGGATGCATATAATTTTGAATTTAGGTTGAAAAATTTGATATGA
- a CDS encoding ABC transporter ATP-binding protein has translation MRVEIKNVTKKFMGVKVLDDVTLTIKSGDKIAMMGPNGAGKTTLVRSILGFYHLDAGSIEIDGYSPIKERTKVLEKISFIPQLPPPIKLSITELAEYVSKSSKVDTQTIYKEADRMELDIHKHKNKPFFKLSGGMKQKLLIAIALAKKSDLLVFDEPTANLDPKAREKFYSLLSEIDDNCSTIYITHRLEEIEGLVNRKIYMDLGKVVEDEKV, from the coding sequence ATGAGAGTAGAAATAAAAAATGTAACAAAAAAGTTTATGGGTGTAAAAGTACTTGACGATGTTACGCTTACTATAAAAAGTGGCGATAAAATCGCTATGATGGGGCCTAACGGAGCAGGTAAAACTACGCTTGTGCGTTCAATTCTGGGTTTTTACCATCTGGATGCCGGTTCTATAGAGATAGACGGATACTCTCCAATCAAAGAGCGAACCAAGGTATTGGAAAAGATAAGTTTTATACCGCAATTGCCGCCTCCTATAAAGCTGAGTATTACCGAACTTGCAGAGTATGTTTCCAAGAGTTCAAAAGTTGATACTCAAACTATATATAAAGAGGCTGACAGGATGGAGCTTGATATCCATAAACATAAAAACAAGCCTTTTTTCAAGCTTTCAGGCGGTATGAAGCAAAAACTGCTTATTGCTATTGCTTTGGCAAAAAAGAGTGATCTACTTGTTTTTGATGAACCTACAGCAAACCTTGATCCGAAGGCCAGAGAAAAATTCTACTCTCTTTTGAGTGAAATTGATGATAACTGCAGTACTATATACATTACACACAGGTTAGAGGAAATAGAGGGTTTGGTAAATCGGAAAATCTATATGGATTTGGGAAAAGTTGTTGAAGATGAGAAAGTTTAG
- a CDS encoding nitrous oxide reductase accessory protein NosL, protein MRKFSSWLFITSLLLIAISGCEKKDFTKEPAIVHWDRDMCERCKMAVSERKYAAQVVNPKTGKAYNFDDIGCVILWFKEENIPWQKDAKIWVKDCKSGEWIDAKSAKYTTDNITPMGYGFGAHKPGTEPKNKETIDFEEMKKRVLKIGR, encoded by the coding sequence ATGAGAAAGTTTAGTTCTTGGCTGTTTATCACAAGTTTGTTATTGATTGCCATAAGCGGGTGTGAGAAAAAGGATTTTACAAAAGAGCCGGCGATTGTTCACTGGGACAGAGATATGTGTGAACGCTGCAAAATGGCGGTTAGCGAGAGAAAATATGCGGCTCAGGTCGTAAATCCAAAAACCGGTAAAGCTTATAATTTTGATGATATAGGTTGTGTGATTCTTTGGTTTAAGGAAGAAAATATTCCATGGCAGAAAGATGCAAAAATATGGGTAAAAGACTGTAAAAGCGGCGAGTGGATAGATGCAAAAAGTGCAAAGTATACTACAGACAATATAACACCTATGGGATATGGATTTGGTGCACATAAACCCGGAACTGAACCGAAAAACAAAGAGACAATCGATTTTGAAGAGATGAAAAAAAGAGTTTTAAAAATAGGCAGGTAA
- a CDS encoding ABC transporter permease: MKNLLLIAKLDIKESMRSKWFLVYLLVFGGLMALFFVTGITDSVVMGFTGLSRLLLVYMQVTIVILPIFILITTVKSISGDRESSILEYMLSFPVSLKDYYWGKMAGRFTIVFLPVILALLLGIAWGIFKGGELPWKMLILYTALIFALCFVFLGIAFFISTLVKSHDVALGASFVVWITLLAFIDIALIGLMLQNRISDEIIIFLALLNPMEVFRVGAISLFDPELTVIGPVAYYILDTFGHSLFIVFSVVYPIVLGMFFAALGYLSFKKRDLL, from the coding sequence ATGAAAAATCTATTATTAATAGCAAAACTGGATATTAAAGAGTCAATGCGTTCAAAATGGTTTTTAGTCTATCTCCTCGTATTCGGAGGATTGATGGCTCTTTTTTTTGTAACAGGGATTACAGACTCTGTTGTCATGGGTTTTACAGGTCTTAGCCGGCTTTTATTGGTGTATATGCAGGTTACTATAGTAATTTTACCTATTTTCATACTTATAACTACGGTCAAATCCATATCGGGAGACAGAGAAAGCAGTATATTGGAATATATGCTGTCTTTTCCCGTATCTTTGAAAGACTACTACTGGGGTAAAATGGCAGGTAGGTTTACAATTGTCTTTTTACCTGTAATTTTGGCTCTTCTTCTTGGTATTGCCTGGGGTATATTCAAAGGAGGAGAACTTCCCTGGAAAATGTTAATTTTATATACGGCACTTATATTTGCACTCTGTTTTGTTTTTCTGGGAATCGCTTTTTTTATATCGACTCTCGTAAAATCCCACGATGTAGCCTTGGGCGCTTCTTTTGTGGTATGGATAACACTGCTTGCTTTTATAGATATAGCGCTTATAGGGCTTATGCTTCAAAACAGGATTTCTGATGAGATTATTATTTTTCTGGCTCTTTTAAATCCTATGGAAGTTTTCAGAGTGGGGGCGATATCTCTTTTTGACCCGGAACTTACGGTCATTGGTCCAGTTGCATACTATATACTTGATACATTTGGTCATTCGTTGTTTATAGTGTTTTCTGTTGTTTATCCCATAGTTTTGGGCATGTTTTTTGCTGCTCTTGGGTATCTTTCATTCAAAAAAAGAGATCTGTTATAG
- a CDS encoding nitrous oxide reductase accessory protein NosL: protein MIRNFLTAVFTLFMVFSYSHAGEIKIKNKELDHVYMIDISKHPEFATEIVLKDGRVIHFCCVKSMMDFYFRPWFYKEFNVKDAKEIKEMYVQDYMSGKKVDAKSAFYVFGSRIVGPKGDDLIPFENYEKAQLFTLKHGGSRIMPFGKITKGLIKYLDMP from the coding sequence ATGATAAGAAATTTTTTGACTGCTGTTTTTACACTGTTTATGGTTTTTTCTTATTCACATGCAGGGGAAATCAAGATAAAAAACAAAGAGCTTGATCATGTTTATATGATCGATATTTCAAAACATCCCGAATTCGCCACAGAGATTGTTTTAAAAGACGGAAGAGTGATCCATTTTTGTTGTGTTAAAAGTATGATGGATTTCTATTTTAGACCATGGTTTTATAAAGAGTTTAATGTAAAAGATGCCAAAGAGATAAAAGAGATGTATGTACAGGATTATATGAGCGGGAAAAAAGTAGATGCCAAAAGCGCTTTTTATGTTTTCGGAAGCAGAATAGTCGGACCTAAAGGAGATGATCTTATACCTTTTGAAAATTATGAAAAAGCACAGCTTTTTACATTAAAACATGGTGGAAGTAGGATAATGCCTTTTGGAAAAATAACAAAAGGCCTTATAAAATATCTCGATATGCCTTAA
- a CDS encoding cytochrome-c peroxidase — translation MLRIFIFFLFFVLNLSAMEDSILREIALKRGMGPVPSDSKKLLQLMGLTEDSVTKIKIELGKKLFFEKRLSKNEDISCATCHSFEKGGADGLPTAIGHKGQANPFHLNSPTVFNSALAKRFFWDGRSPSLEDQAKGPVQAPFEMAATPEMVVRRLQNIPEYVRMFKKSFGSEKITFENVVKAIAIYEKTLLTRGSFDRYLEGDDTAISEKAKRGLELFIMKGCKGCHTGISVGGQSIQKFPLRKYKKWFNVRFEGSENSIFPDIVVEDYSFPFKNVGGFRGKDGTKRFRVPILRNVTKTAPYFHNGAVKNIEEAVRIMGKHQLGIDFSKEEIDSIVEFLKTLEGEPVDYRF, via the coding sequence ATGTTACGAATTTTTATCTTCTTTCTATTTTTTGTCTTAAATCTATCCGCTATGGAAGACTCCATACTCAGAGAAATTGCATTGAAGCGGGGGATGGGGCCGGTTCCGTCAGATTCTAAAAAACTTCTTCAACTGATGGGTTTAACTGAAGATTCGGTTACAAAGATAAAGATCGAACTTGGAAAAAAACTTTTTTTTGAAAAAAGGCTCTCAAAAAATGAAGATATAAGCTGTGCAACGTGTCACTCTTTTGAAAAAGGGGGAGCAGACGGTCTTCCTACAGCTATCGGTCACAAAGGTCAGGCTAATCCTTTTCATTTAAACTCTCCTACTGTATTTAATTCTGCACTTGCAAAACGATTTTTTTGGGATGGCAGGAGCCCATCTCTTGAAGATCAGGCCAAAGGACCTGTACAGGCACCTTTTGAAATGGCTGCAACACCTGAAATGGTAGTCCGTAGACTTCAAAATATCCCTGAATATGTGAGAATGTTTAAAAAATCATTCGGTAGCGAAAAGATCACTTTTGAAAATGTTGTTAAGGCCATTGCCATATATGAGAAAACACTTTTGACAAGAGGAAGTTTTGACAGGTATCTGGAGGGTGACGATACTGCTATCAGCGAAAAGGCAAAAAGAGGGCTTGAACTTTTTATAATGAAAGGGTGCAAAGGGTGTCATACGGGTATATCGGTAGGAGGGCAAAGTATTCAGAAATTTCCTCTCAGAAAATATAAAAAGTGGTTTAATGTGAGATTTGAAGGTAGCGAAAACTCAATTTTTCCAGATATAGTTGTGGAAGACTACTCTTTTCCTTTTAAGAATGTGGGTGGTTTTAGAGGAAAAGATGGTACAAAAAGATTTAGAGTGCCTATTTTGAGAAATGTGACCAAGACAGCCCCTTATTTTCATAACGGAGCCGTTAAAAATATAGAAGAGGCGGTCAGGATAATGGGAAAACATCAACTCGGTATAGACTTTAGCAAAGAGGAGATAGATAGTATAGTCGAATTTTTAAAAACTTTAGAGGGCGAACCGGTTGATTACCGGTTCTGA
- a CDS encoding precorrin-2 dehydrogenase/sirohydrochlorin ferrochelatase family protein, protein MSFFPALLKLDKSKILVIGGGKIAGDKIGHLLDFTSNITVIAPKIDRNTQNLIEKGDITLLKREYKKGDIKGFDIVIVAVDDINLQKEIYEECQNERILCNSVDSVDYCDFIFPSYIKRGPLVIAFSTSGFSPALAKYLRRAIEKLIPENITEFLLEMKEIRKKLPKGKERQKLLEEKAKDYVEKNIIKKDENV, encoded by the coding sequence ATGTCTTTTTTCCCAGCACTTTTAAAACTTGATAAAAGCAAAATATTGGTCATCGGTGGCGGTAAAATTGCCGGTGACAAGATAGGTCATCTACTTGATTTTACATCTAACATCACCGTTATAGCTCCTAAAATCGATAGAAATACGCAAAATCTAATAGAAAAGGGCGATATAACACTTCTAAAAAGAGAATATAAAAAAGGTGATATAAAAGGTTTTGATATCGTAATCGTTGCGGTTGACGATATAAATCTTCAAAAAGAGATATATGAAGAGTGTCAAAATGAAAGGATACTATGCAACAGCGTCGATTCGGTAGATTATTGCGATTTTATATTTCCTTCCTATATAAAAAGAGGGCCTCTTGTGATTGCTTTTTCAACATCGGGTTTCTCCCCTGCTCTTGCCAAATATCTAAGACGTGCCATTGAAAAACTTATACCGGAAAATATAACTGAATTTTTACTAGAGATGAAAGAGATAAGAAAAAAGTTGCCAAAAGGTAAAGAGCGACAAAAACTTCTAGAAGAGAAGGCTAAAGATTACGTGGAAAAAAATATAATCAAAAAGGATGAAAATGTTTAG
- a CDS encoding Lrp/AsnC family transcriptional regulator, with amino-acid sequence MEKDFLNIIQKNFPVCEHPFKELAEQLGASEEDVLNIYKKFKDEKIIRQTSAIFDTKSLGYRSSLVAFKVDDIENAAAIINEHPGVSHNYERDNEYNLWFTIAVPSDSLLGLEKSVEILAQKTDAKEYIILPTKKMFKISVQLDVKGDRSKKEKLKRREKIDLELNDFRMELIKRLQKDIEPVKSPFKYIVDELGIDYDTLSKEAELLKKAGIMRRFASILYHRNAGFKANAMVVWKIPEEKAEEIGEKVAAYSAVSHCYLRPVYPNWPYPLFSMIHGKSKEEVEDVVKDISEETGIKEYSYLYSTREFKKQRIDYFSPKFKEWELKYG; translated from the coding sequence ATGGAAAAAGATTTTCTTAACATAATACAGAAAAATTTTCCCGTTTGCGAACATCCTTTTAAAGAGTTGGCAGAGCAGCTGGGAGCAAGTGAAGAAGATGTACTGAATATTTATAAAAAGTTCAAAGATGAGAAGATAATAAGACAGACATCTGCAATTTTCGATACAAAATCTCTTGGGTATAGATCATCTCTCGTGGCTTTTAAAGTAGATGACATTGAAAATGCCGCCGCAATAATAAATGAACATCCAGGAGTTAGTCACAATTACGAAAGAGATAATGAGTACAATCTCTGGTTTACTATCGCGGTTCCTTCCGATTCTTTGCTGGGACTTGAAAAAAGCGTAGAGATACTTGCACAAAAAACAGATGCCAAAGAATACATTATCCTTCCCACAAAAAAGATGTTTAAAATTTCAGTTCAACTTGATGTAAAAGGTGACAGGTCAAAAAAAGAGAAATTAAAGAGAAGAGAGAAGATTGACCTTGAACTGAATGACTTTAGAATGGAACTTATAAAAAGACTGCAAAAAGATATAGAGCCTGTAAAATCGCCTTTTAAATATATCGTAGATGAACTTGGAATCGATTACGATACTCTTTCCAAAGAGGCTGAGCTTTTGAAAAAAGCCGGTATTATGAGAAGATTTGCGTCTATTTTATATCACAGAAATGCCGGATTTAAAGCAAATGCAATGGTTGTTTGGAAAATACCCGAAGAGAAAGCCGAAGAGATAGGAGAAAAAGTTGCAGCTTACAGTGCGGTAAGTCACTGCTACCTAAGACCGGTATATCCTAACTGGCCGTATCCTCTTTTTTCAATGATTCATGGAAAAAGCAAAGAAGAAGTAGAAGATGTGGTAAAAGATATATCTGAAGAGACAGGTATAAAAGAGTATAGTTATCTCTATTCGACAAGAGAGTTCAAAAAGCAGAGAATCGATTATTTTTCGCCTAAATTTAAAGAATGGGAGTTAAAATATGGTTGA
- a CDS encoding ribonucleoside triphosphate reductase, with amino-acid sequence MELPKIIIKRDGSTEEFRAYKIEDAIKAAFDSVLVPYDRRVFESVLVRISFDTVKAVEEIQDIIEYELFRCGYFDVMKSFITYRFLHKIQREHIAGLTDDTTFINCTQSVEEYINGSDWRINANANTGYSNAGLVNNLAGKVIANFWLDKVYTKEEGYAHRNGDYHIHDLDCLTGYCAGWSLRVLLNEGFNGVRGRVESTPPNHFRTALGQMANFLGILQSEWAGAQAFSSFDTYLAPYVFKDKLSYEDIKEAIQSFVYNLNVPARWGQSPFTNITIDWTVPNDLKDQIPTKKDEHLFKYVNDEELKKLARERGVERLTDLTYKHFQKEMNLINRAFYEVMTEGDKNGQPFTFPIPTVNITEDFDWYGENTDILFENTARIGSSYFQNFIGSQYIRDPETGELRENPEAYKPNAVRSMCCRLQLDLRELLKRGNGLFGSAEMTGSIGVVTINMARLGYRFKGNKKALYKELDRLMDLAKSTLEKKREFINVMFERGLYPYTKRYLPNFNNHFSTIGVNGMNEMIRNFTDDKTDITQEDGIEFAIEILDHMRDRLKEYQEETGNLYNLEATPAEGTTYRFAKEDKKRYPDIIQAGFGENIYYTNSSQIPVGHTDDPFEALTLQDDLQCKYTGGTVLHLYMSEKVSSAEACRKLVKNVIENFKLPYITVTPLFSICPKHGYLEGEHEYCPKCDEELIEEYLKKENQRVEG; translated from the coding sequence ATGGAACTGCCCAAAATTATAATCAAAAGAGACGGCTCAACTGAAGAGTTCAGGGCTTATAAGATAGAAGATGCCATAAAAGCGGCCTTTGACAGTGTTCTTGTGCCTTATGACAGAAGAGTGTTCGAAAGCGTTTTAGTTAGAATTTCTTTCGATACGGTTAAAGCTGTAGAAGAGATACAGGATATCATCGAATATGAGCTTTTCAGATGCGGTTATTTTGATGTGATGAAGTCATTTATCACGTACCGCTTTCTTCATAAAATACAAAGAGAACATATAGCCGGTCTTACAGATGACACTACATTTATAAACTGTACTCAGAGTGTGGAAGAGTATATAAACGGCAGCGACTGGCGTATAAATGCAAATGCCAACACAGGATATTCCAATGCCGGACTTGTAAATAACCTGGCAGGAAAGGTTATAGCAAATTTCTGGCTTGACAAAGTATATACGAAAGAAGAGGGCTATGCTCACCGAAACGGTGACTATCATATCCATGATCTTGACTGTCTTACCGGATATTGTGCCGGATGGAGCCTAAGGGTTCTGCTGAACGAAGGATTCAACGGAGTAAGGGGAAGGGTAGAGAGTACGCCTCCAAATCATTTCAGAACTGCTTTGGGACAGATGGCAAATTTCCTTGGGATTTTGCAGAGTGAATGGGCCGGTGCCCAGGCATTCAGTAGTTTTGACACGTATCTGGCTCCTTATGTTTTCAAAGACAAATTAAGTTACGAAGATATAAAAGAGGCAATTCAAAGTTTTGTATACAATCTAAATGTTCCGGCAAGATGGGGTCAGTCACCTTTTACAAACATTACAATTGACTGGACTGTTCCAAATGATCTAAAAGACCAGATTCCGACAAAAAAAGATGAACATCTTTTCAAGTATGTAAATGATGAAGAGTTGAAAAAACTTGCCAGAGAAAGGGGCGTAGAGAGGCTCACAGATCTTACATACAAACATTTTCAAAAAGAGATGAATCTCATAAACAGAGCTTTTTATGAAGTTATGACAGAGGGTGATAAAAACGGGCAGCCTTTTACTTTTCCTATCCCTACTGTAAATATAACGGAAGATTTTGACTGGTATGGTGAAAATACCGATATTCTTTTTGAGAATACGGCGAGAATAGGTTCTTCTTATTTTCAGAATTTCATAGGCAGCCAGTATATACGGGACCCGGAGACCGGAGAACTTAGAGAAAATCCTGAAGCCTACAAACCAAACGCGGTAAGAAGTATGTGCTGTCGTCTGCAACTTGATCTCAGGGAACTTCTGAAAAGAGGTAATGGTCTTTTTGGAAGTGCGGAGATGACGGGAAGTATTGGAGTTGTCACTATAAATATGGCTAGACTCGGATACAGATTCAAAGGTAATAAAAAAGCTCTTTACAAAGAGCTTGACAGACTTATGGATCTTGCTAAATCGACTCTAGAGAAAAAAAGAGAATTTATAAATGTAATGTTTGAAAGGGGACTTTATCCGTATACAAAAAGATATCTGCCTAATTTCAACAACCATTTCTCTACCATCGGAGTAAACGGTATGAACGAAATGATAAGAAACTTTACAGATGATAAAACGGATATAACACAAGAAGATGGTATAGAGTTTGCCATTGAGATATTGGACCATATGAGAGATAGGCTCAAAGAGTATCAGGAAGAGACCGGAAATCTTTACAATCTCGAAGCGACTCCTGCAGAAGGGACTACATACAGATTTGCAAAAGAGGACAAAAAAAGATATCCAGATATCATACAGGCAGGTTTTGGAGAAAATATCTACTACACAAACAGTTCGCAGATACCTGTCGGGCATACTGATGATCCATTCGAGGCATTGACTCTGCAAGACGACCTCCAGTGTAAATATACCGGCGGGACAGTTCTGCATCTATATATGAGCGAAAAAGTAAGTTCTGCAGAAGCTTGTAGAAAATTGGTGAAAAATGTGATAGAAAATTTCAAACTGCCCTATATAACAGTTACTCCACTTTTTTCTATATGCCCTAAACACGGTTATCTGGAAGGAGAGCATGAATATTGTCCGAAGTGTGATGAGGAGCTTATTGAAGAGTATCTAAAAAAAGAAAATCAAAGAGTTGAAGGTTGA
- the nrdD gene encoding anaerobic ribonucleoside-triphosphate reductase: MNREDILEVLKNRRTKCMVYTRVMGYHRPVESFNIGKKGEHKERKQFKETRCKIVA; this comes from the coding sequence ATGAACAGAGAGGATATCTTGGAAGTGTTAAAAAACAGAAGAACAAAGTGCATGGTTTATACAAGAGTAATGGGTTATCATAGACCGGTAGAGAGTTTCAATATAGGAAAAAAAGGAGAGCATAAAGAGAGGAAGCAGTTTAAAGAGACTAGATGCAAGATAGTGGCCTGA
- a CDS encoding anaerobic ribonucleoside-triphosphate reductase activating protein: MQDSGLKLPIYDITSFTLLDFPELPACIIWIAGCNMRCSYCHNPGIVFGKGRKSVDDVKKFLKSRKNLLEGVVISGGECTLYKDIVPFCQMVKEMGFKVKVDTNASNFEILKELADNNLVDFFAIDFKAPKEKYKAITGYDGYENLLKSIKYLIQKKIKFEVRTTVHTSLLDKHDIMNIAKILHSFGYSGKYCIQNFRISEKMIGELDDQMQTLDISSLNLPVECEFRNF, from the coding sequence ATGCAAGATAGTGGCCTGAAGCTGCCTATATATGATATAACTTCTTTTACTCTTCTTGATTTTCCAGAGTTGCCAGCCTGCATAATATGGATTGCAGGCTGCAACATGAGATGCTCTTACTGTCATAATCCTGGCATTGTTTTTGGAAAAGGCCGAAAATCTGTCGATGATGTAAAAAAATTTCTGAAATCCCGTAAAAATCTTCTGGAAGGTGTAGTGATTTCCGGTGGAGAATGTACTTTATATAAAGATATCGTACCTTTTTGCCAGATGGTTAAAGAGATGGGTTTTAAAGTAAAAGTTGATACCAACGCAAGCAATTTCGAAATACTGAAAGAACTCGCCGATAATAATCTTGTTGATTTTTTTGCTATCGATTTTAAGGCTCCGAAAGAGAAATATAAAGCAATTACTGGATATGATGGATATGAAAATCTTCTAAAAAGTATAAAATATCTTATACAAAAGAAGATAAAGTTTGAAGTAAGAACTACAGTCCATACATCATTGCTCGATAAACATGATATAATGAATATAGCGAAAATATTGCATTCTTTTGGATACAGTGGTAAATACTGCATCCAGAATTTTAGAATTAGCGAAAAGATGATAGGCGAACTCGATGACCAGATGCAGACTCTAGATATATCGTCACTGAATCTGCCGGTCGAGTGTGAGTTTAGAAATTTTTGA
- a CDS encoding lipase/acyltransferase domain-containing protein, whose amino-acid sequence MSLADYKIIMIHGLASKPPKEDLLNYWKKCIIENIAQYDKELSRQMQQDHELFEMAYWANVIPNHIEEDPKKLERPVQKIIEIRKKMGDSFHTPKPMSKVKAFWKNLGVEAIDIVTNVLTVKDDVLKKSLLEIKLYWDDQYIATNIRQILASVLRKALRENKKVIIISHSMGTFIAYDVLWRFCHHRDEEDMWDKRVHTFVTMGSPLGDEMIQDLMLGKRYGFKTKQGALSNIDYWANFAALGDIVCHDQTLTDEFRRTEGLKDFRDYKRLYNPYKNERGKANPHKSYGYLLQPKLAKTLLRFFGKLEW is encoded by the coding sequence ATGTCGCTTGCCGATTACAAAATAATCATGATCCACGGTCTTGCTTCAAAACCCCCAAAAGAAGATCTGTTAAACTACTGGAAAAAATGCATAATAGAAAACATTGCCCAATATGACAAGGAACTCTCAAGACAGATGCAACAAGATCATGAGTTATTCGAAATGGCATATTGGGCGAATGTGATACCGAATCATATAGAAGAGGATCCCAAAAAGCTTGAAAGACCTGTTCAAAAAATAATAGAGATAAGAAAAAAGATGGGAGACTCTTTTCATACTCCCAAACCGATGTCGAAAGTTAAAGCTTTTTGGAAAAATCTTGGTGTGGAAGCTATAGATATTGTTACAAATGTCTTGACTGTAAAAGATGATGTCCTAAAAAAATCTCTGCTTGAGATAAAACTATACTGGGACGATCAATATATCGCAACGAATATAAGACAGATACTCGCTTCTGTTCTAAGAAAAGCTCTGAGAGAAAATAAAAAAGTCATAATTATAAGCCATAGCATGGGGACTTTCATAGCATATGACGTACTTTGGAGGTTTTGTCATCACAGAGATGAAGAGGATATGTGGGATAAAAGAGTTCATACTTTCGTTACCATGGGCAGTCCTCTGGGCGATGAGATGATACAGGACCTTATGCTTGGTAAAAGATATGGTTTTAAAACAAAACAAGGAGCACTTTCCAATATCGACTATTGGGCTAACTTTGCAGCACTAGGAGATATAGTATGCCACGATCAGACTCTTACAGATGAGTTTAGAAGAACGGAAGGACTTAAGGATTTTAGAGATTATAAAAGACTTTATAATCCTTATAAAAATGAAAGAGGTAAAGCAAATCCTCATAAATCGTACGGTTATCTGCTTCAGCCGAAACTTGCAAAAACATTGCTGAGATTTTTCGGCAAATTGGAGTGGTGA